The following proteins are co-located in the Gossypium hirsutum isolate 1008001.06 chromosome A02, Gossypium_hirsutum_v2.1, whole genome shotgun sequence genome:
- the LOC107951141 gene encoding embryogenesis-associated protein EMB8, which translates to MAKLSLGSTFSIFHSRHIRPPLAGCHVTKMTVADHHPSLEVVGGARDRFLPSLHTNLRLPYNPFPLIAWNRHVETIFASFLRSIPQVRLRRECLRVKDGGSVALDWVSGDHRRLPPDSPVLILLPGLTGGSQDSYVRHMLTKANGKGWRVVVFNSRGCGESSVTTPQFYSASFLGDTYEVVKHVGARYPEANLYAVGWSLGANILVRYLGQESHACPLSGAVSLCNPFNLVIADEDFHKGFNNVYDRALARALCKIFKKHALLFEDMGGEFNIPLAANAKSVRDFDEGLTRVSFGFKSVDDYYSNSSSCDSIKHVQRPLLCIQAENDPIAPSRAIPREDIEENLNCMLIVTPKGGHLGWVAGAEAPLGAPWTDPVVMDFLEYLERGASKTGKFSADSEAVQRSSGELHRIEV; encoded by the exons ATGGCCAAACTCTCTTTGGGCTCCACATTTTCTATCTTCCATTCCCGCCACATCCGTCCTCCACTCGCCGGCTGCCACGTCACCAAAATGACAGTGGCCGATCACCACCCATCGTTGGAGGTCGTAGGCGGAGCACGTGATCGCTTCCTCCCATCTCTCCACACCAACCTCCGCCTACCCTACAACCCTTTCCCCCTCATCGCCTGGAACCGTCACGTCGAGACCATCTTCGCCTCCTTCTTACGCTCTATTCCCCAAGTCAGATTACGACGGGAGTGCCTCCGAGTCAAAGACGGTGGCTCCGTTGCCCTCGATTGGGTCTCCGGCGACCACCGCCGTCTTCCTCCTGATTCTCCCGTCCTCATTTTACTC CCGGGTTTGACTGGAGGAAGCCAGGATTCATATGTAAGACATATGTTAACTAAAGCAAACGGTAAAGGGTGGCGCGTTGTGGTTTTCAATAGCCGAGGTTGTGGAGAAAGTTCAGTTACAACTCCACAG TTCTATTCAGCTTCGTTTCTTGGAGATACGTATGAAGTAGTGAAACATGTTGGTGCTAGATACCCAGAAGCTAATCTATATGCTGTTGGTTGGTCTCTGGGTGCAAACATTCTTGTTCGATATCTTGGTCAA GAATCTCATGCTTGCCCCCTTTCTGGTGCGGTGTCATTGTGTAATCCTTTCAATTTGGTCATTGCTGATGAGGACTTCCACAAGGGCTTTAACAATGTTTATGACAGAGCTCTTGCTAGAGCCCTCTGTAAAATATTCAAGAA GCATGCTCTCCTATTTGAAGATATGGGGGGTGAATTTAATATCCCCTTAGCTGCCAATGCAAAATCTGTCAGGGACTTTGATGAAGGATTAACACGGG TTTCATTTGGTTTCAAGTCGGTGGATGACTATTACTCTAATTCAAGCAGTTGTGACTCGATAAAACATGTTCAAAGACCATTGCTCTGCATCCAG GCTGAAAATGATCCAATTGCACCATCTAGGGCAATTCCTCGAGAAGATATCGAG GAAAATCTAAATTGCATGTTGATAGTGACACCCAAAGGTGGCCATTTAGGGTGGGTTGCGGGTGCCGAGGCTCCATTGGGAGCTCCTTGGACTGATCCTGTGGTGATGGACTTTCTCGAGTATTTGGAACGAGGTGCATCCAAAACTGGCAAATTTTCGGCTGACTCGGAAGCTGTGCAGCGTAGTTCGGGGGAGTTGCATCGTATAGAAGTGTAG